In the genome of Doryrhamphus excisus isolate RoL2022-K1 chromosome 11, RoL_Dexc_1.0, whole genome shotgun sequence, one region contains:
- the rhogb gene encoding ras homolog family member Gb: MQTIKCVVVGDGAVGKTCLLISYTTGAFPKEYIPTVFDNYSSQITVDNRIISLNLWDTAGQEEYDRLRTLSYPQTNVFIICFSISSPASYENVKHKWHPEVSHHCPGIPILLVGTKSDLRNDAEIQRKLKEQNQTPITHHQGSALARQIHAVRYLECSALNQDGIKDVFTEAVRAFLNPEPVISKKPCVLL, translated from the exons ATGCAAACCATAAAGTGTGTGGTTGTAGGCGACGGCGCCGTGGGAAAGACTTGCCTCCTCATTTCCTACACCACCGGAGCCTTTCCCAAAGAGTACATCCCCACCGTGTTCGACAACTACAGCAGCCAG ataACAGTGGACAACAGAATCATCAGTCTAAACCTGTGGGACACGGCGGGCCAAGAGGAGTACGACCGGCTGAGGACGCTGTCATACCCTCAAACCAACGTTTTCATCATCTGCTTCTCCATCTCAAGCCCCGCCTCCTACGAGAATGTCAAACACAAATGGCATCCTGAG GTGTCACATCACTGCCCCGGCATCCCCATCCTCTTGGTGGGCACCAAGAGCGACCTCCGAAACGACGCCGAGATCCAGAGAAAGCTGAAGGAGCAGAACCAGACGCCCATCACTCATCACCAGGGCTCCGCCCTCGCCCGGCAGATTCACGCCGTCCGCTACCTGGAATGCTCCGCCCTCAACCAGGACGGCATTAAGGACGTGTTCACTGAAGCCGTCAGGGCGTTTCTCAACCCCGAGCCTGTCATCAGCAAGAAGCCTTGCGTGCTGCTCTAG